One Onychomys torridus unplaced genomic scaffold, mOncTor1.1, whole genome shotgun sequence genomic window, TGTTTCCTCCTCTTTGACTGTTTAATCTATGCAAAGATAAATCTTCTGAAGATTCAAAGTCTTTAACCATACCCAGAGGAAACAATAGTTTCCAGAAGTTTCTTCCTAGAGTAAGTCTCACTTTAATAATGATAAGCTTTTGTTATTCTTCACAAATGCTTCTGATGAAGGAATTTCAAGTAATGGAATTGCaactatttgaaaataaatctatTCCTTAATATGTAACAGGAGGCTGATTCATCTAATGTAGCTTAGGGTTTATGATGTTTTGGGTAAGTGCAGAAAGACTCCTGTTTACCTTGGTGATTTTATTATCAGATACTCACAAGAAACGAAAGCTTTGATGTACTTCCATGGGAAGATAAACCCCACGGTGATAGCTACAAGGATACACAGCTTTAACCCCAAGGTTCTGAACACTTAATCCAGTTCAGATTCTTGGAAAAGAGATTTGAAGAAATAACTAACTAATTATACTCTTCATAGGCTTTGCTTTCTGGAATGATTTTTGAGTAGCTCCACTTAATCATTCACAGTTTAATGAGGATTCTTAGGAAAATAGATTTGGATTTACTTGGAATGTCATAAAAGTGATGATTTTTGTAGTTCTCACCAGGTATACTTAAAAGGCTCTTTTTGATGAAGTGGCAGTTTGGGTGACACTTTCTATATTTTGTTTGCCTCAGAGTGAAGactaaatacaaagaaatagtgAAATAATTATTCTCAAACTGAAAATTCTCATTGAACTTGCTTTTAAAACtataagttacatttttaaatttatttctgtgtgtgtagatgtgtttaTTGCCACACCACGCTCATGGATGTCAGAGGTCAATTTGTAGGTGTGGTACTTttttttccatcatgtgggtcccagggataaaAATCAGGTTGTCAGACAGAAGGGCAGGTgacttcatccactgagccatcttgtctacAACCAACTGATATTTTtctataaacaaaaattttagatATCAAAACCCACTAAATCTGAATATAATCCATTTCATTAGAAAATGTTCTTAAAGGAAACACAGCTGTTTTATAGAGATATGATTCAATACAACtcaaaaaatgtgaattttgttaATGCATATCTAAGGCAATTGTATTAGCagagtaattaaaataatatctatCACTTTTCCACTTACATATTGCATTACAACAAAACTGcttatcaaaaaagaaaagagaaaacaaaatgacattgatctttttgtttttttgaggcagggctgcTTTCTGTaaccttgcctgtcctggaactcactctgcatttcaggctggcctcaaactcacagagatctgcctgcctctgccacctaagtaatgggattaaaggcatatgccaccactgcctatcttccatagatattttaaaaaatattatttatttacatactgattgattttatttggggttttgtctgcatatatatatatatatatacacattccagaagagggcattggatcccatagGGCTGCAGTTATTGATGGTCATGATCCACCCTGTGGGTGGTGGTATTTCAACTCATGTCCTCTGTAATAGCAACCAGTGCTCTCAAGCATTGAGCCTTCTTTCCAGCACCACCACATCAATCTCAAAATATGAAgtatgaacaaataaatatgtttttttttaatttgggctAAATCTTCATTCATTTTTGATTTAAAGAAGTTATAAATACTGCAATTGGAAGTGAAGCCTTTCAGAAGTatgaatgaaaaatttcagaGGTTTTACTTATTTTCCGTTTAATTCATAGTTTTAAATGAATTGATGTGTGAAACAAGAAAAACTTCTTAGTAACAAATGCACACATTTGTTAGAGTAGACTTTGAAAGATAGAATGAAATTGCTAACCAAAACCTCCTATGGAAGGAACCTCTGCTATAGTTATGGAGTTTAGGGCTTTTCATCCTTATCTGTAGTATGTTGAACCCCAATACATAGATAGACTACTTAAATACAACTATGTGACAACAGGGACAAGGTATGAGAGTGTAGTACCCTGTAAACCATGACTCATTTTGTATTCCCAACTTCCCTTGTGTTCCTTGCTTTACTATATACTTGTTCAATCTCATCTTCAGATTTGCCAATGCAATGGAGTGTATCTTCAAGCTGAGTGGCCTCCTTTGTGGCCTATCAGCCTTGGTGTTTGAAATTGTAATTGCAAGCAGCCACAGCTGGCGCCTGTGGGAATTCAACCACAAGGTTGTGCAATTTGTGTCCTTTGGACTGTGGGAAGCTTACTACCCTCAAGAGTTTAATGTCTCAGGGACTGTAACAAAGATGCTGGTGCACACTCCTATCAATTCCACCTGGACAATTTCACCTGAATTTCAGTATGCACAGACCATGATAGTGTGGGCCATTCTGATGAAGCTTGTAGTTCTGATTTTTGGTGCAGCTGCCATTAAGATCAGCTGCATGGAAGACCCATTCGTGGAGATGGAGATGTATTGCTACAGGgtctgtgtcttcattttctgtgttaGCAGCCTCTTCACATTGGTTTCCGTGAGCTGGAACCACTTCGCAGATCATTATGGACAAACCACTCTTGACTTTCCACCTGACTTTCCTGTTAGGAAAGAAGCATTGATAAACAAACAGTATACTGCTGTCTTCCCAACAGCAGTACTGACAGCAACCATATCACTCTTTGGTGTGATCTTCCTTTTCTCTGAGATAAGCTCTTTGAAACTACAGAGTCAGGTGAAGATCCAGCATGCTTACATAGTGGCCGAACAAGAGGTCTCAAGTGAGGGCTCCTGCATTTGAAACATCTGTCAGAAGGTGCCTAGAACAAATCTGCTATTCATACACAGAACTCCCACAATCATCAATTCATTCTAAATAAAGCATCAACTTGATTCTCTGGATGTGTCTAAATTACTTCCTCCTCTATCTGTCTAAAGTGTCCCTTTCTTTGAATGATTTCACATCCTAAACTCTGAAGGCCATGATCATGTGTTCAGATATTTCCAAAAAGCAGTTGCAGGCAAAGGTAATGGTGAAATGCATGTTGAAAACAAACAGGACAAATACCTAGTGAAAGAAGGTTTGTAAGGTAGCTGCACCAAAACAACGAAAAGTAACCACAGTTCTGTTTGGAGACCCTTAGGTGCTCAGGTCTAATGAGGGCAGATCTGgacttttgttattgttggctCTGGGGACAGTGTGTGCCCTTTTCACGGAGTAGCAAGGCGATTCTCTACAATGGGTAGTGGGCATCTACTGTCTTTCTGTTTGTGAATATCACAAATAGCCTTGCAGAACAAGTGGTATGGAGGTAAGAGGACTGCTTGTCTGAGTTATTTTCCTGTTTTACCTTCTGAATCATTGGGTTCAAATTCACATTAAGTTTGGTGGCAAACTTACTTAGCCACTGGGCAATCTTACTAGCCCCAAACCTGCTCCATTTCACATGAAGATATTCCATCCTTTGTGTCCACAGAATAAAGTTCATTTCATAGAGTAAAAGAAATTTGCTGGCAgatggttggaactagaaaagaacATCTTGAGTGACATAACACAAAAATGGGAAGACAAAAAtcatatgtactcacttacaaaT contains:
- the LOC118575586 gene encoding uncharacterized protein LOC118575586 — translated: YPVNHDSFCIPNFPCVPCFTIYLFNLIFRFANAMECIFKLSGLLCGLSALVFEIVIASSHSWRLWEFNHKVVQFVSFGLWEAYYPQEFNVSGTVTKMLVHTPINSTWTISPEFQYAQTMIVWAILMKLVVLIFGAAAIKISCMEDPFVEMEMYCYRVCVFIFCVSSLFTLVSVSWNHFADHYGQTTLDFPPDFPVRKEALINKQYTAVFPTAVLTATISLFGVIFLFSEISSLKLQSQVKIQHAYIVAEQEVS